A single region of the Bacteroidota bacterium genome encodes:
- the tnpA gene encoding IS200/IS605 family transposase: MANTYTQIYIHIVFAVKGRQSLLPESCRDELFKYITGIVKNRNQKLIAINGTADHIHIFVGMRPTITLSDLVRDIKAGSSGFVNKRNWVRGRFNWQEGFGAFSCSHSDIVRVVKYIEKQKEHHAKIHFRDEYLSMLKQYAVEYDERYVFSSDDLQG, encoded by the coding sequence ATGGCAAACACCTACACACAGATTTACATCCACATTGTTTTTGCAGTTAAGGGGAGACAATCATTGCTTCCGGAATCATGCAGGGATGAGTTGTTCAAATATATCACCGGGATTGTCAAAAACCGCAATCAGAAATTGATTGCAATCAATGGAACAGCGGATCATATCCACATCTTCGTCGGGATGCGGCCCACGATCACATTGTCCGATTTAGTGAGAGACATTAAGGCAGGTTCATCAGGATTTGTCAACAAACGGAATTGGGTGCGTGGGAGGTTTAATTGGCAGGAAGGCTTTGGGGCGTTTTCATGCTCTCACTCGGACATTGTCCGCGTTGTCAAATACATCGAAAAACAAAAAGAGCATCACGCCAAAATTCATTTCCGCGATGAATATCTGTCGATGTTGAAGCAGTACGCTGTCGAATATGACGAACGCTATGTGTTCTCATCGGATGATCTCCAGGGATAA
- a CDS encoding polyphosphate kinase 2 family protein yields MNISEFTVDGRSKFHLSKIKTDSSGKVRSKEGAQKILEKNIATVQELQAKFYAQDKYSVLIIIQAMDTAGKDGVIKHVMTGLNPQGTEVHSFKQPSAEELNHDYLWRAHKNLPQRGQFGIFNRSYYEEVLVVRVHDLIATQKIPAELVTKDIWKQRFRQIKDFEKYLSENGTIIIKIFLHISKEEQKQRLLARINDKSKNWKFSEADIKERGYWDQYQKCYEEVIRKTSSGKAPWYVVPADKKWFARLVISEIIVQTLEGLKLKFPSLGKDELKQLEESKRKLMEE; encoded by the coding sequence ATGAACATTTCCGAGTTTACGGTCGACGGTAGATCGAAGTTCCATCTTTCAAAGATCAAAACCGATTCTTCGGGCAAGGTACGCTCGAAAGAAGGAGCGCAAAAGATCCTCGAGAAGAACATCGCTACCGTCCAGGAGCTGCAGGCGAAGTTCTACGCGCAGGACAAATACAGCGTGCTGATCATCATCCAGGCGATGGACACTGCCGGGAAGGACGGCGTGATCAAGCATGTGATGACCGGACTTAATCCGCAGGGGACCGAAGTCCACAGCTTCAAGCAGCCCTCCGCGGAGGAGTTGAATCACGATTATCTCTGGAGGGCGCACAAAAACCTGCCGCAGCGGGGACAGTTCGGCATCTTCAACCGGTCGTATTATGAGGAAGTTCTCGTCGTGCGCGTCCACGACCTCATCGCCACGCAGAAAATTCCTGCCGAACTTGTCACGAAAGACATTTGGAAACAACGTTTCCGTCAGATAAAAGATTTTGAAAAGTATCTGTCCGAGAACGGAACGATCATCATCAAGATTTTCCTTCACATTTCAAAAGAAGAACAGAAACAACGGCTCCTCGCGCGTATCAACGACAAGTCGAAGAACTGGAAATTTTCGGAAGCGGATATCAAAGAGCGAGGGTATTGGGATCAATACCAGAAGTGTTACGAAGAAGTCATCAGGAAAACCAGCAGCGGAAAGGCGCCGTGGTACGTTGTCCCCGCCGACAAAAAGTGGTTCGCCCGTCTGGTGATCTCGGAGATCATCGTTCAGACGCTTGAAGGATTGAAGCTCAAATTCCCATCGTTGGGAAAGGACGAGCTGAAGCAGTTGGAAGAGAGCAAGAGGAAGCTGATGGAGGAATAA
- a CDS encoding glycosyl transferase, giving the protein MKYGHFDDKEKEYVITRPDTPLPWINYLGTSDFYGIISNTAGGYCFYQDSRMRRLTRYRYNNIPMDSNGRYLYIKDGDSVWNPMWKPMRVALDSYECRHGLGYTKITGVKNDLEASVLYFVPLDARNEIWHVQVTNRSKHPKNIRLWSYVEWCLWEANDDMTNFQRNYSTGQVEIDNGTIFHITEYRERRNHYAYFTSSEKVSGYDSSRDAFVGVHQGLEAPQAVMAGSCMNSTAYGWLPIAVHQIDLAIKPGESKRLDFILGYGENPTDKKFLAGGKIRKDEFEKVKARFASSSAVLGAFDAHKKYWDGLLSSYRADTPDAIVNRMANLWNQYQCMVTFNMSRSTSLYESGIGRGMGYRDSNQDVLGFVHMLPQRARQRILDIAATQLSDGTCYHQYQPLTKKGNADIGGGFNDDPLWLILSVSAYIKETGDAAILNERTVYADVPDSKATLMDHLHRSLQYTLEHRGPHGLPLIGHADWNDCLNLNCFSTTPGESFQLAGHIENDKIAESVMIAGLFCRACDEMALLLNHLRLTDQAAGYREHSAGMRETIYRHGWDGEWFLRAYDSYGKKLGSTENEEGKIFIESQGWCVLGGAGLENGYAKQALDSVQKYLATPNGIILQQPAFQKYHTHLGEVSSYPPGYKENAGIFTHNNTWIQIAETMIGRGDRAMEYYMSICPPTKEEQIDIYRSEPYVYSQMTAGRDAPTPGEGKNSWLTGTVAWSFVTLSQYILGIRPDYHGLIIDPCIPTVWKKFNVVRKFRNSTYNLTVSNPKGVSKGIRKLTLDGKTVEGNLLPVINDGKEHAVEAEMG; this is encoded by the coding sequence ATGAAATACGGACACTTTGACGATAAAGAAAAAGAATACGTCATCACGCGCCCCGATACGCCCCTCCCCTGGATCAATTACCTGGGGACGTCCGACTTCTACGGAATTATTTCCAACACGGCAGGGGGGTATTGCTTCTACCAGGATTCGAGGATGCGCCGGCTGACCCGCTACCGCTACAACAATATTCCGATGGACAGCAACGGACGGTACCTCTATATCAAGGACGGCGATTCCGTATGGAACCCGATGTGGAAGCCGATGCGCGTTGCTCTTGATTCGTACGAGTGCAGGCATGGATTGGGATACACGAAAATAACCGGCGTCAAAAACGACCTGGAAGCTTCGGTACTCTATTTTGTTCCGCTCGACGCGAGGAATGAAATCTGGCATGTTCAGGTCACGAATCGTTCAAAGCATCCGAAAAATATCAGGTTATGGAGCTACGTCGAATGGTGCTTGTGGGAAGCGAACGACGATATGACGAACTTCCAGAGGAATTATTCCACAGGCCAGGTGGAAATTGACAACGGCACGATCTTCCACATTACCGAATACAGGGAGCGGAGAAATCACTACGCTTACTTCACTTCGAGCGAAAAAGTTTCCGGCTACGATTCGAGCCGCGACGCATTCGTCGGCGTCCATCAGGGGCTGGAGGCTCCCCAGGCGGTGATGGCGGGAAGCTGCATGAACAGCACGGCATACGGCTGGCTTCCGATTGCCGTCCACCAAATTGACCTCGCAATAAAGCCGGGAGAGTCGAAGAGACTTGATTTCATTCTCGGCTATGGAGAGAATCCGACGGACAAGAAATTTCTTGCCGGCGGAAAGATCAGAAAGGATGAGTTCGAAAAGGTAAAAGCGCGGTTTGCAAGCTCCTCCGCGGTCCTCGGGGCATTCGATGCACACAAGAAATATTGGGATGGACTGCTTTCTTCTTACCGGGCCGATACGCCCGATGCCATCGTGAACCGGATGGCAAATCTCTGGAATCAGTACCAATGCATGGTCACGTTCAACATGTCCCGCTCGACCTCGTTGTATGAATCGGGGATCGGACGGGGGATGGGATACCGGGACAGCAACCAGGACGTTCTTGGGTTTGTCCATATGCTGCCGCAGAGAGCCCGTCAGCGCATTCTGGATATTGCGGCGACTCAGCTTTCCGACGGCACGTGCTATCACCAATATCAGCCCCTCACAAAGAAAGGGAATGCCGATATTGGCGGCGGGTTCAACGACGATCCGTTGTGGCTGATCCTGTCGGTGTCTGCCTACATCAAAGAAACAGGAGATGCCGCAATTCTGAACGAAAGAACGGTCTATGCGGATGTTCCCGATTCAAAAGCCACACTCATGGACCATCTCCACCGGTCCTTGCAATACACGCTGGAGCATCGCGGGCCGCACGGCCTGCCGCTCATCGGCCATGCCGATTGGAACGACTGCCTCAATTTGAATTGCTTCTCGACGACTCCGGGGGAGAGCTTTCAGCTTGCCGGGCACATCGAGAACGACAAGATTGCAGAATCGGTGATGATCGCCGGACTGTTCTGCAGGGCATGCGATGAAATGGCGCTGCTGCTCAACCATCTGCGCCTCACGGATCAGGCGGCCGGCTATAGAGAACATTCTGCCGGGATGAGGGAGACAATTTACAGGCACGGCTGGGACGGCGAGTGGTTCCTGCGCGCTTACGATTCGTACGGCAAGAAACTTGGTTCGACGGAGAATGAAGAAGGGAAAATTTTCATCGAGAGCCAGGGATGGTGTGTCCTGGGGGGAGCCGGCCTGGAGAACGGCTACGCCAAACAAGCGCTCGACAGCGTGCAAAAATATCTGGCGACGCCGAACGGAATCATTCTGCAGCAGCCCGCGTTCCAAAAATATCACACCCATCTCGGAGAAGTCAGTTCGTATCCGCCCGGGTACAAAGAGAACGCCGGCATCTTCACGCACAATAACACCTGGATTCAGATCGCCGAAACGATGATCGGGCGGGGGGACCGGGCGATGGAATACTACATGAGCATTTGCCCTCCCACCAAAGAAGAGCAGATCGATATCTACCGCTCCGAGCCGTATGTTTACAGCCAGATGACGGCGGGCAGGGATGCTCCGACGCCGGGCGAGGGGAAGAATTCCTGGCTGACAGGAACGGTGGCCTGGTCGTTCGTGACGCTCTCACAGTATATCTTAGGGATTCGGCCCGATTATCACGGATTGATCATCGACCCCTGTATCCCGACGGTTTGGAAAAAATTCAACGTCGTGCGGAAATTCAGAAACAGCACCTACAACCTCACCGTGAGCAATCCCAAAGGAGTAAGCAAAGGGATAAGGAAGCTCACGCTAGATGGGAAGACGGTCGAAGGCAATCTTCTGCCTGTGATCAACGACGGGAAGGAACATGCCGTTGAAGCTGAAATGGGATGA
- a CDS encoding ABC transporter ATP-binding protein has protein sequence MDPLVRANALSKTYKLGKSEVPALHDLTLGIQEGEFTSISGPSGSGKTTLLNILGLLDSPTTGSVFLEGTEVRYNGLTNLHRIRLEKLGFIFQTFNLIPVLTAYENVEYPLLLTKKSSAVRRTAVERALKDVRLWDHRDHKPNELSGGQRQRVAIARALVNNPKIVLADEPTANIDSVTASEILDLMRTLNEEEKVTFLFSTHDPLVLQYARRVVKLHDGVLTNGQH, from the coding sequence ATGGATCCACTTGTCCGCGCGAACGCTCTTTCAAAAACGTACAAACTCGGGAAATCCGAGGTCCCGGCCCTCCACGATCTGACATTGGGGATCCAGGAAGGCGAGTTCACATCCATTTCCGGCCCGTCGGGAAGCGGAAAAACGACGCTCCTGAATATTCTCGGACTTCTCGATTCTCCGACGACCGGAAGCGTTTTTCTCGAGGGGACGGAGGTCAGATACAACGGGTTGACAAACCTCCACCGGATCCGTCTTGAAAAATTAGGGTTCATTTTTCAGACGTTCAACCTGATCCCTGTTCTCACGGCGTACGAGAACGTCGAATACCCTCTTCTGCTCACAAAAAAGTCATCGGCAGTTCGAAGAACGGCAGTTGAAAGAGCGCTGAAAGACGTCAGGCTCTGGGATCATCGCGACCACAAACCCAACGAGCTTTCGGGCGGACAGCGTCAGCGCGTGGCGATCGCACGCGCCCTCGTCAATAACCCGAAGATCGTGCTTGCCGACGAGCCGACGGCGAACATCGATTCCGTCACCGCCTCCGAGATCCTCGACCTGATGCGCACGCTCAACGAAGAAGAGAAGGTGACATTCCTTTTCTCCACCCACGACCCGCTCGTTCTGCAGTATGCACGGAGGGTCGTCAAGCTTCACGACGGTGTTTTGACCAACGGCCAGCATTAA
- a CDS encoding FtsX-like permease family protein: MFKFIKLATKNVFRNRRRTIITGLVLVFGATALILAGGFISFSFRGLSESTIRGQLGHIQIYSTEALQREEERPLELGLDSIDVLKKKILVQDHVRFTMARIEFMGLISNGDKSAAFLGRGVEPEKETKLAGFALAVDTGKFLGETQANAQENEVVLARGLAKSMKAKIGDYLTLMTTTSKGALNAADVKVAGIYSTGVPEYDERALMVNLSTAQQLLNSQKVSKLVVVLDETDKTEEVASKLEEILPGMKARRWFDMATFYNAVVRLYNNIFGFLGVLIFVVVVLSSSNTMMMSIFERTKEIGTQLAVGTSPARLLTNFLYEGLIIGAMGGLAGLVFAYLAGLLINSSGIVMPPPPGGTRGYPLIVDFVPSVFAGVFLLITVTTVISTIFPAYKASRLKIVDALGHV, from the coding sequence ATGTTCAAGTTCATCAAGCTCGCAACAAAGAACGTGTTCCGGAACCGCCGCAGAACGATCATCACCGGGCTGGTGCTCGTTTTCGGGGCGACCGCGTTGATCCTTGCCGGCGGATTCATCTCCTTCTCGTTCAGAGGGCTGAGCGAATCGACCATCCGCGGACAGCTGGGGCATATCCAGATCTATTCAACAGAAGCGCTGCAGCGCGAGGAAGAACGTCCGCTCGAGCTCGGCCTCGACAGCATCGACGTGCTGAAGAAAAAGATCCTCGTCCAGGATCACGTCCGCTTTACTATGGCGCGGATCGAGTTCATGGGATTGATCTCGAACGGCGATAAATCGGCGGCATTCCTCGGACGCGGCGTGGAGCCGGAAAAAGAGACGAAGCTGGCCGGCTTTGCCCTTGCGGTCGATACCGGAAAATTCCTGGGAGAAACCCAGGCAAACGCTCAGGAGAACGAAGTGGTTCTTGCGAGAGGCTTGGCAAAATCGATGAAGGCCAAGATCGGCGATTATCTCACGCTCATGACGACGACATCCAAAGGGGCGCTGAATGCTGCTGATGTGAAGGTCGCGGGAATATATTCCACCGGCGTTCCGGAGTACGACGAGCGGGCGTTGATGGTCAACCTCTCGACGGCCCAACAACTGCTCAACTCGCAGAAAGTCTCCAAGCTCGTGGTCGTGCTCGATGAAACGGACAAGACCGAAGAAGTCGCTTCGAAACTTGAGGAGATCCTTCCCGGAATGAAAGCCCGGCGCTGGTTCGACATGGCGACATTTTACAACGCTGTCGTCCGGCTGTACAACAACATCTTCGGTTTCCTAGGCGTCCTCATTTTCGTTGTCGTCGTGCTCAGCAGCTCGAACACGATGATGATGTCTATTTTTGAGCGGACAAAGGAGATCGGCACGCAGCTTGCGGTCGGTACGTCGCCGGCGCGGCTGTTGACGAATTTCCTTTACGAAGGGCTGATCATTGGAGCCATGGGAGGGCTTGCCGGACTTGTGTTCGCGTATCTTGCGGGCCTGCTGATCAACTCCTCCGGCATCGTGATGCCGCCGCCCCCCGGAGGGACGCGAGGCTATCCGTTGATCGTTGATTTTGTGCCGTCGGTCTTCGCCGGAGTATTTCTGCTCATCACGGTGACCACAGTGATTTCGACAATTTTTCCGGCCTACAAAGCCTCCCGATTGAAGATCGTCGATGCCCTCGGACATGTTTGA
- a CDS encoding outer membrane lipoprotein-sorting protein, whose amino-acid sequence MKRCRNIIFIAAAIIASFSVLHSQKSEEQSSARPTGDEILRLSDLNRNGWTSYSVMTTILNYEDNDLKEEGLFEVSMKGMDKTLVKFMNADVKGEYLLMVEDDMWIYMPNTRKPIRITPLQRLMGNASNGDVARTRYAEDYSARIIKEESVEGVPCYLLELNAKRDGATYKRIEYWVEKETKRPKKAEMYLLSGKHFKSITFDRYEEVSGRTLLTQMTITDRLREGRTTIMKYASYAEKQMPEKYFNKDYLEKLR is encoded by the coding sequence ATGAAACGGTGCCGCAACATTATCTTTATCGCCGCAGCAATCATTGCAAGCTTTTCCGTGCTGCATTCGCAAAAAAGCGAGGAGCAGAGCAGCGCCAGACCTACGGGGGACGAGATCCTGCGTCTCTCCGACCTGAACAGGAACGGCTGGACTTCGTATTCCGTGATGACGACCATATTGAACTACGAGGACAACGACCTGAAAGAAGAAGGCCTGTTTGAAGTGAGCATGAAGGGGATGGACAAAACGCTCGTCAAATTCATGAACGCAGACGTCAAGGGGGAGTATCTGCTGATGGTCGAGGACGACATGTGGATCTACATGCCGAACACCCGCAAGCCGATCCGCATCACGCCGTTGCAGCGGCTCATGGGAAACGCATCGAACGGCGACGTCGCCCGCACGCGATACGCGGAAGATTATTCAGCCAGGATCATCAAGGAAGAATCGGTGGAAGGGGTTCCCTGCTACCTCCTTGAGCTGAATGCAAAACGCGACGGCGCAACCTATAAGAGAATCGAATACTGGGTCGAAAAAGAGACCAAGCGTCCGAAGAAAGCCGAAATGTATCTCCTCTCCGGAAAGCATTTCAAGTCGATCACGTTCGACCGCTACGAAGAGGTTTCCGGCAGAACGCTTCTTACGCAAATGACGATCACCGACAGATTGCGCGAGGGAAGAACGACGATCATGAAATATGCTTCGTACGCCGAAAAACAGATGCCGGAAAAATACTTCAACAAAGATTACCTGGAGAAACTGCGGTGA
- a CDS encoding histidine kinase, protein MKKRDLIRTFFFCGIITVILAAGFIYNDPRHWESALFSTFIFSMSIGFSIHFLTHYFAPRSEQWGRLVRMIFLFFLFLLGGLIGTEVGLGIHVATFGYRFTWKDQFPLLTMNLVFSAVFGTIAVMYFTLRSTVERMARQLKEKELNEERLTRTTMEAELRALQSKINPHFLFNTLNSIASLISENPKAAESTVEKLSDLFRYTLKSAEKNIVSVAEELDIVRTYLEIEKVRFGERLHYDISCDDAVRDFMIPALIIEPLVENSIKHGLASQVQGGNIAVEVKKSGGNCLISVIDDGKGVDGLDTSNGFGLRSVEERLQLRYGTKSSLRLEPDERTHFLITIPLS, encoded by the coding sequence ATGAAAAAAAGAGACCTGATCCGGACCTTCTTTTTTTGCGGCATCATCACGGTAATTTTGGCGGCAGGTTTTATCTATAATGACCCGCGGCATTGGGAAAGCGCGCTCTTCAGCACGTTCATTTTCTCAATGTCCATCGGTTTCTCAATCCATTTTCTTACGCACTACTTCGCCCCCAGAAGCGAACAATGGGGAAGACTTGTCAGGATGATCTTCCTCTTTTTCCTTTTTCTTCTCGGAGGACTCATCGGCACAGAGGTTGGCCTGGGCATTCACGTCGCGACGTTCGGATATCGATTTACCTGGAAAGATCAATTCCCGCTTTTGACCATGAATCTGGTCTTCTCGGCCGTCTTCGGAACGATCGCCGTCATGTATTTTACGTTGAGAAGCACCGTCGAGCGGATGGCCAGGCAGCTCAAAGAAAAGGAATTGAACGAGGAGCGGCTGACGCGTACGACCATGGAAGCGGAACTGCGGGCGCTGCAGTCGAAGATCAACCCCCATTTCCTCTTCAACACGCTGAACTCGATCGCAAGCCTGATCTCCGAAAATCCGAAAGCCGCAGAATCGACCGTCGAAAAGCTCTCCGACCTTTTTCGTTATACCCTCAAGAGCGCCGAAAAAAATATCGTGAGCGTGGCTGAAGAGCTTGACATCGTACGGACATACCTTGAGATCGAAAAGGTCCGGTTCGGCGAGAGATTGCACTACGACATCTCGTGTGACGACGCGGTGCGGGATTTCATGATACCGGCATTGATCATTGAACCTCTGGTCGAAAACAGCATCAAACACGGCCTTGCTTCGCAGGTCCAGGGAGGGAACATTGCGGTGGAGGTCAAAAAGAGCGGCGGCAATTGCCTTATCTCGGTGATCGATGACGGGAAAGGTGTCGACGGCCTTGATACCTCGAACGGGTTCGGGTTGAGAAGCGTCGAAGAACGGCTGCAGCTCCGGTACGGCACAAAGTCCTCGCTCCGCCTCGAGCCCGATGAACGGACTCATTTTCTGATCACGATCCCGCTTTCGTGA
- a CDS encoding LytTR family DNA-binding domain-containing protein, translating to MHLRAMIVDDEELARKRLRKMLESYQKDLEIVGEAQNGGDAVERIEELRPELIFLDVQMPGFDGFEVVRRLRFKPFIVFTTAYDEYALKAFEENSVDYLLKPIEQKRLDKTIEKLERITSSPAPRFNENIERLLSHLASPPLKRLQVTSGDKILLIDIASIVYFEAKDKYTFLHTAEHEHIVEMTLAELEEKLDSHAFVRIHRSAIVNVSFIREMKKWFGGKFKVHLKDKTGTELVASRGYVDRLRNL from the coding sequence ATGCATCTTCGGGCAATGATCGTGGATGACGAAGAGCTGGCCCGCAAGCGCCTTCGAAAAATGCTGGAGAGCTACCAAAAAGACCTGGAGATCGTCGGCGAGGCTCAGAACGGCGGAGATGCGGTGGAAAGGATCGAGGAGCTTCGCCCCGAACTTATTTTTCTCGACGTGCAGATGCCCGGGTTTGACGGGTTCGAAGTTGTCCGCCGGCTCCGCTTCAAGCCGTTCATCGTTTTCACCACCGCGTACGACGAGTATGCGTTGAAGGCCTTCGAGGAAAACTCGGTCGACTATCTCCTCAAGCCCATCGAACAGAAGCGTCTCGACAAAACGATCGAAAAACTTGAGCGCATCACCTCATCACCCGCGCCGCGCTTCAATGAAAACATCGAACGCCTCCTTTCGCATCTTGCGTCCCCCCCGCTGAAGCGATTACAGGTTACGTCGGGCGACAAGATCCTTCTAATCGACATCGCGAGCATCGTCTATTTCGAGGCAAAAGACAAATATACGTTCCTGCACACAGCAGAGCACGAACATATCGTCGAGATGACGCTGGCCGAGCTCGAAGAAAAGCTCGACTCGCATGCTTTCGTCCGCATCCATCGTTCGGCGATCGTTAACGTGAGCTTTATCCGGGAGATGAAAAAGTGGTTCGGCGGAAAATTCAAGGTCCATCTCAAAGATAAGACCGGAACGGAGCTTGTTGCCAGCCGGGGATATGTCGACCGGCTTCGGAATTTGTAG
- a CDS encoding SGNH/GDSL hydrolase family protein → MESTGVIDADDPGIQYVGRFDFSNPKKAVFDWAGVSMSARFEGSSCSIRLEDHHNEYAVIVDDHAPELLITDTVTTLYRLASELSDSVPHSIMVQKRTEPLVGKGEFMGFVLDKGKKLLPPEKRPVRRIEFIGNSITSGFGVEGDSPDCHFSPQTENACMSYAGITARALGAEYHLISYSGRGVVRNYGNSSKTSANPMPALYDRTCYFDSTTKWNFRNWDPQAVVINLGTNDFSTQPYPDKDVFQSAYSRLIERVRTLYRGVTIFCISGPMIGEPCTGYIKEVVEAQQKMRGRYRDVYFIPIAKDALTDADWGCDRHPNILGMAKMADIIVPAVRLRMNW, encoded by the coding sequence ATGGAAAGCACCGGCGTCATCGATGCGGATGACCCGGGCATTCAATACGTCGGAAGGTTCGATTTTTCGAACCCCAAAAAAGCCGTATTCGATTGGGCCGGAGTGTCCATGAGCGCGCGGTTTGAAGGGTCAAGCTGCTCCATCCGATTGGAGGATCATCATAACGAATATGCCGTGATCGTCGACGATCATGCCCCGGAGCTGTTGATAACGGACACGGTGACGACGCTGTACCGCCTCGCTTCCGAATTATCCGATTCGGTTCCGCATTCAATCATGGTTCAGAAAAGGACGGAGCCTCTTGTCGGCAAAGGGGAATTCATGGGATTTGTCCTTGACAAAGGAAAGAAGCTTCTCCCTCCGGAAAAGCGTCCCGTGCGCCGGATCGAATTTATCGGCAACTCGATCACTTCGGGATTTGGAGTGGAAGGAGACAGTCCCGACTGTCATTTCAGTCCGCAAACGGAGAACGCCTGCATGTCGTATGCCGGGATAACGGCGCGTGCTCTTGGCGCCGAATACCATCTGATTTCATACTCCGGACGGGGCGTCGTGCGCAATTACGGCAACAGCAGCAAAACGTCGGCCAATCCAATGCCGGCATTGTATGACCGGACGTGCTATTTCGATTCTACGACGAAATGGAATTTCAGGAACTGGGACCCGCAGGCCGTTGTCATCAATCTCGGAACGAATGATTTTTCAACTCAGCCCTATCCGGATAAGGACGTTTTTCAAAGCGCCTATAGCCGCCTGATCGAGCGGGTGCGGACGCTGTACCGCGGCGTGACGATCTTCTGCATCTCCGGTCCGATGATCGGGGAGCCGTGCACCGGGTACATCAAGGAAGTCGTTGAAGCGCAGCAAAAAATGAGGGGGAGATACCGCGATGTCTACTTCATACCGATCGCTAAGGACGCATTGACCGACGCCGACTGGGGATGCGACCGGCATCCAAATATCCTGGGGATGGCAAAAATGGCGGACATCATTGTCCCGGCGGTCCGCCTGCGGATGAATTGGTGA
- a CDS encoding MFS transporter, translated as MTEPPSTYTFSAKLQSNPSPRAGTYRWRICALLFFATTIIYIDRQVFGILAPVLQKEIGWNEIQYGYIIAAFSLAYAFGMLFFGPIIDKIGTKLGYASSIFLWSVFVMGHALVRTVFGFGIARFLLGASESGNFPAATKTTAEWFPKKERAFALGWFNAGANVAPIVASAFVPWIALTWGWREAFIFTGLLGLIWILFWWRMYGLPEQIKRVSKEERAYIQSDQSGIEHEKIPWLKLLKYRQTWSFVAGKFLTDPVWWFYLYWLPKFLNQRFGLDLAHMGIPLIVIYTMTSVGSVGGGWLSGAFIKRGLSVDKSRKRVMLISALCVVPIIFVTSVSQWWAIVLLGLATASHQSWSTNLFTTVSDMFPKKAVGSVVGLGGWAGSLGGMLIATAAGFILQISGSYVPLFVVAGMAYLAAFFVINLFVPEMKEIEI; from the coding sequence ATGACCGAACCCCCCAGCACATACACATTCTCAGCAAAGTTGCAGAGCAACCCCAGCCCGCGCGCCGGCACGTACCGGTGGCGTATCTGCGCTCTTCTCTTTTTCGCAACGACGATCATTTACATTGACCGGCAAGTTTTTGGGATCTTAGCTCCCGTGCTGCAAAAAGAAATAGGCTGGAATGAGATCCAATACGGCTACATTATTGCGGCCTTTTCGCTGGCCTACGCCTTCGGCATGCTTTTCTTTGGACCGATCATCGACAAGATAGGAACAAAACTCGGCTATGCGTCGTCGATCTTTTTATGGAGCGTTTTCGTGATGGGGCATGCGCTCGTCCGTACGGTTTTCGGATTCGGCATAGCGAGGTTTTTGCTCGGCGCCAGCGAGTCCGGAAACTTTCCCGCAGCCACTAAAACAACGGCCGAATGGTTCCCCAAAAAGGAGAGGGCATTCGCTCTCGGGTGGTTCAATGCGGGCGCTAACGTCGCTCCGATCGTAGCGTCGGCGTTCGTTCCATGGATCGCGTTGACATGGGGATGGAGGGAGGCGTTCATCTTTACCGGGCTTCTGGGGCTGATCTGGATATTGTTCTGGTGGCGGATGTACGGGCTCCCCGAGCAGATCAAACGGGTGTCCAAAGAGGAGAGAGCATATATTCAGTCGGACCAGAGCGGTATTGAGCACGAAAAGATTCCGTGGCTCAAGCTGCTGAAGTACAGACAAACCTGGTCGTTCGTTGCCGGTAAGTTTCTCACGGATCCCGTTTGGTGGTTCTATCTCTATTGGCTGCCAAAATTCCTCAACCAGCGGTTCGGCCTCGACCTCGCCCATATGGGTATCCCGCTCATCGTGATCTACACAATGACCAGCGTCGGGAGTGTTGGCGGCGGCTGGCTCTCCGGTGCGTTCATCAAACGGGGATTGAGCGTCGACAAGAGCCGCAAACGTGTGATGCTTATCAGCGCACTCTGTGTTGTTCCGATCATTTTCGTAACTTCAGTCTCACAATGGTGGGCCATAGTCCTGCTCGGCCTGGCGACGGCGTCTCATCAAAGCTGGTCGACAAATCTTTTCACCACTGTTTCGGATATGTTCCCGAAAAAAGCGGTCGGCTCTGTCGTCGGTTTGGGCGGTTGGGCAGGTTCTTTGGGAGGGATGCTGATTGCAACTGCGGCCGGTTTTATTCTGCAAATTTCCGGCAGCTATGTTCCGCTATTCGTTGTCGCGGGGATGGCGTACTTGGCGGCGTTTTTCGTCATCAATTTGTTTGTCCCCGAGATGAAGGAAATTGAGATTTAG